Proteins from a genomic interval of Streptomyces fodineus:
- a CDS encoding GNAT family N-acetyltransferase: protein MNSVPSTSGTGEHTVVVKRVADKLWHALEDDRVVGQGEAWRRLDGRVFVSIDSWNDAASGRLADAMLAYLPRPLYTMVDEADAELTSHWQRAGFTTRRREWMYLVPTDPETTGLGSVLPPSDVTILSAGEAEAEPLRRLDREIREEVEATVGWQEMPAEVLPRHDDDIPVAPSKLVDPSKCVVAAQSGHYVGMIRVAPVPRQPRIGLIAVRAGRQRRGIARALLAQALGALHQSGIRTVSAEVSETNEAAMALFDGIGARRESSNLELVLR, encoded by the coding sequence ATGAATTCTGTACCCTCCACTTCTGGCACGGGCGAGCACACGGTAGTGGTCAAGCGGGTCGCGGACAAACTGTGGCACGCGCTGGAGGACGACCGGGTGGTCGGCCAGGGTGAGGCCTGGCGCAGGCTCGACGGGCGGGTTTTCGTCAGCATCGACTCCTGGAACGACGCGGCGTCCGGCCGGCTCGCCGATGCGATGCTGGCGTACCTGCCGCGGCCGCTGTACACGATGGTCGACGAGGCCGATGCCGAGCTGACGTCCCACTGGCAGCGAGCCGGCTTCACGACCAGGCGCCGCGAGTGGATGTACCTCGTACCCACCGACCCCGAGACCACGGGTCTCGGCTCGGTGCTGCCGCCGTCGGACGTGACGATTCTGTCCGCCGGCGAAGCCGAGGCGGAACCGCTGCGCCGGCTGGACCGCGAGATCCGCGAGGAAGTCGAGGCCACGGTCGGCTGGCAGGAGATGCCGGCCGAGGTACTGCCCCGCCACGACGACGACATCCCGGTGGCCCCCTCGAAGCTGGTCGACCCCTCGAAGTGCGTGGTGGCGGCGCAGTCCGGTCACTACGTCGGAATGATCCGGGTGGCGCCGGTGCCCCGGCAGCCGCGGATCGGCCTCATCGCCGTCCGAGCCGGCCGGCAGCGCCGCGGTATCGCCCGCGCCCTGCTGGCCCAGGCTCTGGGCGCACTGCACCAGTCCGGGATCCGGACCGTATCCGCCGAAGTCAGCGAAACCAACGAAGCGGCCATGGCGCTCTTCGACGGCATCGGCGCCCGGCGCGAGAGCAGCAACCTGGAGTTGGTGCTCCGCTGA
- a CDS encoding D-2-hydroxyacid dehydrogenase family protein translates to MRLRCAVLDDFQGVATTLADWSAIEDRVEVVSLRGHLDDEEALASAVADYDIIVTLRERVSFPGSLFARLPRLKLLIASGMRNTVIDYAAAQAHGVTVCGTESSGTPPVELTWALLLGLARGIVEESTALRTNGPWQSTVGADLHGRRLGLLGLGRIGSRVARVGLAFGMRVGAWTPNLTKERAARAGVEPATGKEELLAESDFVCVHVPGGPSTRGLVGAAELALMKPTAYLINTSRAAVVDQDALLAALHEGRIAGAGVDVFDIEPLPAGHPMRTAPRLLATPHLGYVSHANYTTYYRQAVENIQAYLAGSPVRLLP, encoded by the coding sequence GTGCGACTTCGCTGTGCGGTGCTGGACGACTTCCAGGGTGTGGCCACCACGTTGGCCGACTGGTCGGCGATCGAGGACCGGGTGGAGGTCGTGTCGCTGCGCGGACACCTGGACGACGAGGAGGCCCTCGCCTCGGCCGTCGCCGACTACGACATCATCGTCACGCTGCGCGAACGCGTCTCGTTTCCCGGCTCCTTGTTCGCCCGCCTGCCCCGGCTGAAACTGCTCATCGCGTCCGGCATGCGCAACACGGTGATCGACTACGCCGCGGCACAGGCCCATGGCGTCACCGTGTGCGGTACGGAGAGCTCGGGCACCCCGCCGGTCGAGCTGACCTGGGCGCTGCTGCTCGGTCTGGCCCGCGGGATCGTCGAGGAGAGCACCGCGCTGCGCACGAACGGCCCCTGGCAGTCCACCGTCGGCGCCGATCTGCACGGCCGCCGGCTGGGCCTGCTCGGACTCGGCCGGATCGGCAGCCGGGTGGCCCGGGTCGGGCTCGCCTTCGGCATGCGGGTAGGCGCCTGGACGCCGAACCTCACCAAGGAGCGCGCCGCGCGGGCGGGGGTCGAACCCGCCACCGGCAAGGAGGAGTTGCTCGCCGAGAGCGACTTCGTCTGCGTCCATGTCCCCGGCGGCCCGAGTACCCGGGGACTCGTCGGCGCCGCCGAACTCGCCCTGATGAAACCGACCGCCTACCTGATCAACACGTCCCGCGCGGCCGTCGTCGACCAGGACGCCCTGCTGGCCGCGCTGCACGAGGGCCGGATCGCGGGCGCCGGCGTGGACGTCTTCGACATCGAGCCGCTGCCCGCCGGCCACCCGATGCGCACCGCCCCCCGCCTCCTCGCCACACCCCACCTCGGCTACGTCTCGCACGCCAACTACACGACGTACTACCGCCAGGCGGTGGAGAACATCCAGGCCTACCTGGCCGGTTCCCCGGTCCGGCTCCTGCCCTGA
- a CDS encoding tyrosinase family protein gives MAYTRKNVSRLTRTERRRFVDALLEVKRRGEYDEFVRMHMEYNAPDGERGLRTAHMAPSFLPWHRNLVLELERALRRVDGSVTVPYWDWTRDRTATSLPWADDLMGGNGRHSDRQVMTGPFAYRAGNWEITEGVTDRPYLARDLGRAGNPIQLPTARDVEGALADPVYDTAPWDSTVTQGFRNKLEGWGTGRGSVSWHNHNRVHRWIGGTMVGGAAPNDPVFWLHHAFVDLQWTRWQQRHPGRHYLPAEPPRSGNAQHGRVVARYDRLPPWDVTPDELEDMSRIYRYE, from the coding sequence ATGGCGTACACGCGTAAGAACGTCAGCAGGCTGACCCGCACCGAGCGGCGCCGGTTCGTCGACGCCCTGCTGGAGGTCAAACGGCGCGGCGAGTACGACGAGTTCGTACGGATGCACATGGAGTACAACGCCCCCGACGGTGAACGCGGCCTGCGCACCGCCCACATGGCGCCCTCCTTCCTGCCCTGGCACCGCAATCTCGTGCTGGAGCTGGAGCGGGCGCTGCGCCGGGTGGACGGGTCGGTGACGGTGCCGTACTGGGACTGGACCCGCGACCGTACGGCCACCTCCCTGCCGTGGGCCGACGATCTGATGGGCGGCAACGGGCGGCACTCGGACCGGCAGGTGATGACCGGCCCGTTCGCCTACCGGGCGGGCAACTGGGAGATCACCGAGGGCGTGACCGACCGGCCCTACCTCGCCCGCGACCTGGGCCGCGCCGGCAACCCGATCCAGCTGCCGACCGCCCGTGACGTGGAGGGCGCGCTGGCCGACCCGGTCTACGACACGGCGCCCTGGGACTCGACGGTCACCCAGGGCTTCCGCAACAAGCTGGAGGGGTGGGGGACGGGCCGGGGCAGCGTCTCCTGGCACAACCACAACCGGGTGCACCGCTGGATCGGCGGGACGATGGTCGGTGGCGCCGCCCCCAACGACCCCGTCTTCTGGCTGCATCACGCCTTCGTCGACCTGCAGTGGACCCGCTGGCAGCAGCGGCACCCGGGCCGCCACTACCTGCCGGCCGAGCCGCCCCGCTCGGGCAACGCCCAGCACGGCCGGGTCGTGGCCCGGTACGACCGGCTGCCGCCGTGGGATGTGACACCGGACGAACTGGAGGACATGAGCCGGATCTACCGGTACGAGTGA
- a CDS encoding ferredoxin has product MPVIVDQDKCIGSGQCVLAAAGVFDQRDEDGTVLLLDDSPPAESLDDVRRAAVLCPALAITVEES; this is encoded by the coding sequence ATGCCGGTAATCGTTGATCAAGACAAGTGCATCGGCTCGGGCCAGTGCGTGCTGGCCGCGGCGGGCGTGTTCGACCAGCGCGACGAGGACGGCACCGTGCTGCTGCTCGACGACAGTCCGCCGGCCGAGTCGCTCGACGATGTCCGCCGGGCCGCCGTGCTGTGCCCAGCGCTGGCCATCACGGTGGAGGAGTCGTGA
- a CDS encoding DegT/DnrJ/EryC1/StrS family aminotransferase — MSPRPAPALPEWPQFDDTERQALERALNQGQWWRMGGKEVDSFEREFAEYHGAPHALAVTNGTHALELALQAMGVGPGTEVIVPAFTFISSSQAAQRLGAVTVPVDVDPDTYCIDVAAAAAAITPRTRVIMPVHMAGLMADMDGLEKLVADSGIQILQDAAHAHGARWQGKRVGELGSVAAFSFQNGKLMTAGEGGAVLFPDEEMYEEAFLRHSCGRPRTDRRYHHQVAGSNMRMNEFSAAVLRAQMTRLDDQIALREKSWRSLSALLAQIPGVRPQGDDPRADRNPHYMAMFRLPGWTEERRNLLVDRLVAAGVPAFAAFRAIYRTAAFWETGAPAESINAVAKRCPNTEAISQDCVWLHHRTLLASGQDLNDVAAIVAESVAAG, encoded by the coding sequence ATGAGTCCTCGACCGGCACCGGCCCTTCCGGAGTGGCCGCAATTCGATGACACGGAACGCCAGGCCCTGGAACGTGCTCTGAACCAGGGCCAGTGGTGGCGCATGGGCGGGAAGGAGGTGGATTCCTTCGAGCGAGAGTTCGCCGAATATCACGGTGCCCCCCATGCGCTGGCCGTTACCAACGGCACACACGCGCTGGAACTCGCCCTGCAGGCGATGGGCGTCGGTCCCGGAACGGAGGTGATCGTACCGGCGTTCACCTTCATCTCGTCCTCGCAGGCCGCTCAGCGCCTGGGAGCAGTCACCGTCCCCGTGGATGTCGACCCCGACACCTACTGCATCGACGTGGCCGCCGCCGCGGCGGCCATCACGCCGCGGACACGCGTCATCATGCCGGTGCACATGGCCGGACTCATGGCCGACATGGACGGGCTGGAGAAGCTCGTCGCGGACTCCGGCATACAGATCCTGCAGGACGCCGCCCATGCGCATGGCGCGCGCTGGCAGGGCAAGCGTGTCGGCGAACTGGGCTCGGTCGCGGCGTTCAGCTTCCAGAACGGCAAGCTGATGACGGCGGGAGAGGGCGGCGCGGTGCTCTTCCCCGACGAGGAGATGTACGAGGAGGCCTTTCTCCGCCACTCCTGCGGTCGTCCGCGCACCGACCGGCGCTACCACCACCAGGTGGCGGGGTCCAACATGCGGATGAACGAGTTCTCGGCCGCCGTGCTGCGAGCCCAGATGACCCGCCTCGACGACCAGATCGCCTTGCGGGAAAAGAGCTGGCGGTCGCTGTCCGCGCTGCTGGCGCAGATCCCCGGCGTCCGGCCGCAGGGCGACGACCCACGGGCTGACCGGAACCCGCACTACATGGCGATGTTCCGGCTGCCCGGCTGGACCGAGGAACGGCGCAACCTCCTGGTCGACCGGCTGGTTGCGGCAGGCGTCCCGGCGTTCGCGGCCTTCCGCGCGATCTACCGCACCGCCGCGTTCTGGGAAACCGGGGCGCCGGCGGAGTCGATCAACGCGGTCGCCAAGCGATGCCCGAACACCGAGGCGATCAGCCAGGACTGTGTGTGGCTGCATCACCGGACGCTGCTCGCATCCGGGCAGGACCTGAACGACGTCGCGGCCATCGTGGCCGAATCGGTGGCCGCGGGATGA
- a CDS encoding tyrosinase family oxidase copper chaperone has protein sequence MVPDVGGAPQDGQRGTPVAGARPEDDTRRDVTRRLLASAVGVALAPAAAACSRPPSDPDDGRQTAAFDETYHGRHIRGVEVRSGRRAAEGQWQVTIDGRTLHLMRRADGSWLSMIDHYRSYDTPLAAARGAVDELGPDAQLRDLAPGPMGGAPMHGGGGHGVHA, from the coding sequence ATGGTTCCAGACGTCGGCGGAGCCCCGCAGGACGGGCAGCGCGGGACACCGGTCGCGGGCGCGCGGCCCGAGGACGACACACGGCGGGACGTGACGCGGAGGCTGCTCGCCTCGGCCGTCGGCGTCGCGCTCGCCCCGGCGGCCGCGGCCTGCAGCCGCCCCCCGAGCGACCCGGACGACGGCCGGCAGACCGCGGCCTTCGACGAGACCTACCACGGGCGCCACATCCGCGGCGTCGAGGTCCGCTCCGGCCGCCGGGCCGCCGAAGGCCAGTGGCAGGTCACGATCGACGGCCGCACGCTGCACCTGATGCGCCGCGCCGACGGCAGCTGGCTGAGCATGATCGACCACTACCGCTCGTACGACACCCCCCTGGCCGCGGCCCGCGGGGCGGTCGACGAGCTGGGTCCCGATGCGCAACTGCGCGACCTGGCACCGGGACCGATGGGCGGGGCACCGATGCACGGGGGAGGCGGGCATGGCGTACACGCGTAA
- a CDS encoding vitamin K epoxide reductase family protein, whose protein sequence is MVPEQGRVRAVGAGRGFGVLLVVTGAAGLLASWVITLDKFKLLQNPNFTPGCSLNPVVSCGSVMKSAQASVFGFPNPMLGLVAYGIVVCVGMSLLAGAAFPRWYWLAFDAGCVFGIGFVSWLQFESLYRINALCLWCCLAWVATILMFWYATSFAVLHRFLPAPAPLRAFCAEFTWVLPLLHTGVVGMLILTRWWDFWTG, encoded by the coding sequence ATGGTGCCGGAGCAGGGCCGAGTCCGTGCGGTGGGCGCCGGCCGGGGCTTCGGGGTCCTCCTGGTCGTCACGGGCGCGGCCGGGCTGCTGGCCTCCTGGGTCATCACCCTCGACAAGTTCAAGCTGCTCCAGAACCCGAACTTCACACCCGGGTGCAGCCTGAACCCGGTGGTGTCCTGCGGCAGCGTCATGAAGAGCGCCCAGGCCTCGGTCTTCGGCTTCCCCAACCCGATGCTCGGTCTGGTCGCCTACGGCATCGTGGTCTGCGTCGGCATGAGCCTGCTGGCCGGCGCCGCCTTCCCGCGCTGGTACTGGCTGGCCTTCGACGCGGGCTGTGTGTTCGGCATCGGGTTCGTGTCGTGGCTGCAGTTCGAGTCGCTGTACCGGATCAACGCGCTGTGCCTGTGGTGCTGTCTGGCCTGGGTCGCCACGATCCTGATGTTCTGGTACGCGACCTCGTTCGCCGTACTGCACCGGTTCCTGCCCGCGCCGGCCCCGCTGCGGGCGTTCTGCGCGGAGTTCACCTGGGTGCTGCCGCTGCTGCACACCGGAGTCGTCGGCATGCTCATCCTGACCCGCTGGTGGGACTTCTGGACCGGCTGA
- a CDS encoding condensation domain-containing protein codes for MRISDIQRCEVRPGRLVEWTYSPATVATAAALPPDPRPPAYIQESHIRTARSVREGGLFVPTWIGTAFDLPGRADLDALERALRGWTLRHETLRSGFRWAGDDMHRFTLDEDDVSLRREVIGDFGDEDTLVRYLQDRFDVAADALGWPNFIYAAVVRDDSTSVYLAFDHTNVDAYSLHRIPDEVSELYMAGVAGGSLADASVGSYVDFCEQERANADDIDGTHAIVGRWREFIARCGGRLPAFPVDLGLPPGDPLPTQKLLREPLVDADAAAAFEAYCRPYGGSMVGVLAATSVIVHELGGQPVYRTVVPFHTRVKSAWSDSVGWYVGGAPIEVPATGDFDGALATVRAELQANRSLARIPLARVLRLLGADFRPTSPDLYSIVSYVDARMIPGSARWTEQRAYGLLRVSYGDQVCVWINRLHEGLWLACRYPDTDVAYKNMRRYIEALRDLVVSVPAHHRNRAVEPTFS; via the coding sequence GTGCGAATTTCTGACATTCAGCGTTGCGAAGTCCGGCCCGGACGCCTCGTCGAGTGGACGTACAGTCCGGCGACGGTCGCGACCGCGGCAGCGCTGCCACCGGACCCGCGGCCGCCGGCGTACATCCAGGAGTCGCACATCAGAACCGCGCGCTCGGTGCGCGAGGGCGGATTGTTCGTCCCCACCTGGATCGGCACGGCGTTCGATCTGCCGGGCCGGGCCGATCTCGACGCGCTGGAACGGGCGTTGCGCGGCTGGACCCTGCGGCACGAGACGCTGCGCAGCGGCTTTCGGTGGGCCGGCGACGACATGCACCGGTTCACGCTCGACGAGGACGACGTGTCCCTGCGCCGCGAGGTGATCGGTGACTTCGGCGACGAGGACACGCTGGTCCGGTATCTGCAGGACCGGTTCGACGTCGCGGCGGACGCGCTCGGCTGGCCGAACTTCATCTACGCGGCGGTCGTCCGCGACGACTCCACCAGCGTGTACCTGGCGTTCGACCACACCAACGTCGACGCCTACTCCCTGCACCGCATCCCGGACGAGGTCAGCGAGTTGTACATGGCGGGCGTCGCGGGCGGCTCCCTGGCCGATGCGTCCGTGGGCAGTTACGTCGACTTCTGCGAGCAGGAACGGGCGAACGCGGACGACATCGACGGCACGCACGCGATCGTCGGCCGTTGGCGGGAGTTCATCGCCCGGTGCGGCGGACGGCTGCCCGCCTTCCCCGTCGACCTCGGCCTGCCGCCCGGTGACCCACTGCCCACCCAGAAGCTGCTGCGCGAGCCGCTCGTCGACGCGGACGCAGCCGCCGCGTTCGAGGCGTACTGCCGGCCCTACGGCGGCAGCATGGTGGGTGTGCTGGCCGCGACCAGCGTGATCGTGCACGAGCTCGGCGGGCAGCCGGTCTACCGTACGGTGGTGCCGTTCCACACCCGGGTGAAGTCCGCGTGGTCGGACTCTGTGGGCTGGTACGTCGGCGGCGCGCCGATCGAGGTGCCCGCGACAGGGGACTTCGACGGCGCACTCGCCACGGTCCGCGCCGAGTTGCAGGCCAACCGGTCGCTGGCGCGCATTCCGCTGGCCCGGGTACTGCGCCTGCTCGGCGCCGACTTCCGCCCGACCTCGCCCGACCTGTACTCGATCGTCTCCTACGTGGACGCCCGTATGATCCCCGGCTCGGCCCGCTGGACCGAGCAGAGGGCGTACGGACTGCTCCGGGTCTCGTACGGCGACCAGGTGTGTGTCTGGATCAACCGGCTGCACGAGGGACTGTGGTTGGCCTGCCGCTACCCGGACACCGACGTCGCCTACAAGAACATGCGGCGGTATATCGAGGCGTTGCGGGACCTCGTGGTGTCCGTGCCGGCGCACCACCGTAATCGGGCCGTGGAACCGACATTTTCGTAA
- a CDS encoding AMP-dependent synthetase/ligase has product MGVRRDLKRARQRSDLAARARIELIRDETGTVREVRTAALAPRAAGGGIARIPFTNAAQAPGAVVLRRRENGTWRPVTAAAFAREVTAVAKGLIAAGLEPGGRVAVMSRTRYEWTVLDFAIWAAAGQSVPVYATSSAEQVEWIVRDSGARFVVTETDENAETVTTGTARHLEPPRVWRLDAQALDELVALGRDVPDEEVTKRRTAVTPDAVATICYTSGTTGRPKGCVLTHANLYAEAANTVELLHPIFKEVTGQVASTLLFLPLAHILGRTLQIACLLARIELGHCPSIKPGELRPALKEFRPTFVVGVPYLFEKIHDTGRATAEKIGRGASFDRADRVGVRFGEAYLNKFLGTGKGPGPGLYAAWALYDLLVYRRIRKELGGRMRYAISGGSPLDRNLNLFFYAAGIIVYEGYGLTETSAAATIVPPLKPRPGTVGLPVPGTAVRIADDGEVLIRGGVVFGSYRNNPAATAEVLTEGWFATGDLGSLDADGYLTITGRKKDILVTSGGKNVSPAVLEDRLRSRPPVGQCLVVGDRRPFVAALVTLDPEAVAHWLSVRRLAPDTPMSEVVRDPRMRADVQRAVDYANEAVSRAESIRAFALVEGEFSEENGLLTPSLKVRRQAVASAYAEQIAALYGG; this is encoded by the coding sequence ATGGGCGTACGCAGGGATCTGAAACGGGCTCGGCAGCGCAGCGACCTGGCGGCGCGTGCGCGCATCGAGCTGATCCGCGACGAGACCGGCACGGTGCGCGAGGTCCGTACCGCCGCGCTGGCACCCCGCGCCGCCGGCGGCGGCATCGCCCGGATCCCGTTCACCAACGCGGCTCAGGCACCCGGCGCGGTGGTCCTGCGGCGCCGGGAGAACGGCACCTGGCGCCCGGTGACGGCCGCGGCCTTCGCCCGCGAGGTCACCGCCGTCGCCAAGGGGCTGATCGCGGCGGGTCTCGAACCCGGCGGCCGGGTCGCCGTGATGTCCCGCACCCGCTACGAGTGGACGGTCCTGGACTTCGCGATCTGGGCCGCCGCCGGCCAGTCCGTCCCGGTCTACGCCACCTCCTCCGCCGAGCAGGTGGAGTGGATCGTCCGCGACTCCGGCGCCCGTTTCGTCGTCACCGAGACGGACGAGAACGCCGAGACGGTCACCACCGGCACGGCCCGCCACCTTGAACCCCCGCGCGTCTGGCGGCTCGACGCACAGGCGCTGGACGAACTCGTCGCCCTCGGCCGGGACGTTCCCGACGAGGAGGTCACCAAGCGCCGTACGGCCGTGACACCCGATGCGGTGGCCACGATCTGCTACACCTCCGGCACCACCGGACGGCCCAAGGGCTGTGTGCTCACCCACGCCAACCTGTACGCCGAGGCCGCCAACACGGTCGAGCTGCTCCACCCGATCTTCAAGGAGGTCACCGGCCAGGTCGCCTCGACCCTCCTCTTCCTGCCGCTCGCGCACATCCTGGGCCGCACGCTGCAGATCGCCTGCCTGCTGGCCCGGATCGAACTGGGCCACTGCCCGAGCATCAAGCCCGGTGAACTGCGCCCGGCGCTCAAGGAGTTCCGCCCCACCTTCGTGGTCGGCGTGCCGTACCTCTTCGAGAAGATCCACGACACCGGGCGCGCCACCGCCGAGAAGATCGGCCGGGGTGCGTCCTTCGACCGCGCGGACCGCGTGGGGGTGCGCTTCGGGGAGGCGTACCTGAACAAGTTCCTGGGCACGGGCAAGGGCCCCGGGCCCGGCCTGTACGCCGCCTGGGCGCTGTACGACCTGCTGGTCTACCGGCGCATCCGCAAGGAGCTCGGCGGCCGGATGCGCTACGCCATCAGCGGCGGTTCCCCGCTCGACCGCAACCTCAACCTGTTCTTCTACGCGGCCGGCATCATCGTCTACGAGGGCTACGGCCTGACGGAGACGAGCGCCGCCGCCACCATCGTCCCGCCGCTGAAGCCGCGTCCCGGCACGGTCGGCCTGCCGGTCCCCGGCACCGCGGTCCGCATAGCCGACGACGGGGAGGTCCTCATCCGGGGCGGGGTGGTCTTCGGGTCGTACCGGAACAACCCGGCGGCCACGGCCGAGGTGCTCACCGAGGGCTGGTTCGCCACCGGTGACCTCGGCTCCCTCGACGCGGACGGCTATCTCACCATCACCGGCCGCAAGAAGGACATCCTCGTCACCTCCGGCGGCAAGAACGTCTCCCCGGCCGTCCTGGAGGACCGTCTGCGCAGCCGCCCGCCCGTCGGCCAGTGCCTCGTCGTCGGCGACCGGCGCCCCTTCGTCGCCGCCCTCGTCACCCTCGACCCCGAGGCGGTGGCCCACTGGCTGTCGGTCCGCCGGCTGGCCCCGGACACGCCGATGTCCGAGGTGGTCCGGGACCCGCGGATGCGCGCCGATGTGCAGCGAGCCGTGGACTACGCCAACGAGGCCGTCTCACGTGCGGAGTCGATCCGTGCCTTCGCGCTGGTCGAGGGCGAATTCAGCGAGGAGAACGGGCTGCTGACCCCGTCGCTGAAAGTCAGGCGGCAGGCGGTGGCCTCCGCGTACGCGGAACAGATCGCGGCACTATACGGCGGATGA
- a CDS encoding NAD(P)/FAD-dependent oxidoreductase: MTGPHRIAVVGASAAGLTTAKALRSRGYEGTLTLIGDEQHLPYDRPPLSKQILAGTWEPDRTALCGAGELGALGADLLLGRSAVGLDVAGRQVLLDGGDRIGFDGLVIATGVTPRRLPGAGLAGIHVLRTLDDALSLRLHLLGRPTVAVVGAGFLGAEVAAVARGMGLDVTLIDPLPVPMYRQFGARIGELIGQLHTDHGVTVRCGAGVRRFLDTEGRVSGVELTDGSVLVAELVVVAVGARPAIDWLADSGLPHRDGVECDAFCQVIPGIYAAGDVASWHNNHFGTRMRLEHRMNATEQALAVAGNMLGAAREFAPVPYFWTDQYDARIQAYGIFPADADIAVLHGRPADRTFVVGYGHQGKVAGVLGWNSPRELRTLRQLVVDRTPWPPKASLREAAVAELPDQGMPTTTARH, encoded by the coding sequence GTGACCGGGCCGCACCGGATAGCCGTCGTCGGCGCGTCCGCCGCCGGACTCACCACGGCGAAGGCCCTGCGCAGCCGGGGCTACGAGGGCACGCTCACCCTGATCGGGGACGAGCAGCACCTTCCCTACGACCGGCCACCGCTGTCCAAGCAGATTCTCGCCGGAACCTGGGAACCGGACCGGACGGCGCTGTGCGGTGCCGGCGAACTGGGCGCACTCGGCGCGGACCTGCTGCTCGGCCGCTCGGCCGTCGGCCTCGACGTGGCGGGCAGACAGGTCCTGCTGGACGGCGGCGACCGGATCGGCTTCGACGGTCTGGTCATCGCCACCGGTGTCACCCCGCGCCGCCTGCCCGGTGCCGGCCTGGCCGGGATCCACGTGCTGCGCACCCTCGACGACGCCCTGTCCCTACGCCTTCATCTGCTGGGCAGGCCCACCGTGGCGGTGGTCGGCGCCGGTTTTCTCGGGGCCGAGGTGGCCGCCGTCGCCCGCGGGATGGGTCTGGACGTGACCTTGATCGATCCGCTGCCCGTCCCCATGTACCGCCAGTTCGGCGCCCGCATCGGCGAACTGATCGGGCAGCTGCACACCGATCACGGGGTGACCGTGCGCTGCGGCGCCGGCGTACGGCGGTTCCTCGACACGGAGGGACGGGTCAGCGGCGTCGAACTGACCGACGGTTCGGTCCTGGTCGCCGAACTCGTCGTGGTCGCCGTCGGCGCCCGACCCGCCATCGACTGGCTGGCCGACTCCGGCCTGCCGCACCGCGACGGCGTCGAATGTGACGCGTTCTGTCAAGTAATACCGGGGATCTACGCGGCAGGTGACGTCGCGTCCTGGCACAACAACCACTTCGGCACCAGGATGCGGCTGGAGCACCGCATGAACGCGACCGAGCAGGCGCTGGCCGTTGCCGGAAACATGCTCGGCGCAGCCCGGGAGTTCGCTCCGGTCCCGTACTTCTGGACCGACCAGTACGACGCCCGCATTCAGGCGTACGGCATCTTCCCCGCGGACGCCGACATCGCGGTGCTGCACGGCCGGCCGGCCGACCGCACGTTCGTCGTCGGCTACGGCCATCAAGGCAAGGTGGCCGGGGTGCTCGGCTGGAACAGCCCCCGTGAGCTGCGCACACTGCGCCAACTCGTGGTCGACCGGACGCCGTGGCCGCCGAAGGCGTCGCTGCGCGAGGCAGCCGTGGCGGAACTACCAGACCAGGGGATGCCCACCACAACTGCCCGCCATTAG